One window of Trifolium pratense cultivar HEN17-A07 linkage group LG5, ARS_RC_1.1, whole genome shotgun sequence genomic DNA carries:
- the LOC123883937 gene encoding uncharacterized protein LOC123883937 gives MASTSAVSMAMPLTYSSKKVVNSSQAFFNPLPVRYTKAVTSSKCNGRFQVRASMKEKAVTGLTAAALTASMVVPDVAEAAVSPSLKNFLLSIAAGGVVVVVILGAVIAVSNFDPVKRN, from the coding sequence ATGGCTTCCACTTCTGCAGTATCAATGGCAATGCCACTAACTTACTCCAGCAAGAAGGTGGTCAATAGTTCACAGGCATTCTTCAATCCACTGCCTGTTCGGTATACAAAGGCTGTCACATCGTCAAAATGCAATGGAAGATTTCAAGTCAGGGCCTCCATGAAGGAGAAAGCTGTGACGGGGCTCACAGCAGCTGCATTGACAGCTTCAATGGTGGTTCCTGATGTGGCTGAAGCTGCCGTTTCACCTTCTCTCAAGAACTTCTTGCTCAGCATCGCGGCTGGTGGAGTTGTGGTTGTAGTCATCCTTGGTGCTGTGATTGCTGTATCCAATTTCGATCCCGTCAAGCGAAACTGA